ATTCATAATACTAATATATGTTTGTGCGGTTAACATACATTTAGATTATGAATGGAGAATGCTCATGAATCTTCATGCTCTGAGGTTATTCTATTATGTTGCCAAGACGGGAAGCGTTACGAAGGCGTCAGCCATGCTTAACATCAGCCAGCCGGCGGTGACCAGCCAGATCAAGAAATTCGAGAAGGAGCTGGGGCTGACGCTGTTCAACCCCAGCGGCCGGGGGATCTCGCTGACCCCCTTCGGGACAGAGCTGGCGGAGCAGGCAGGCAATCTGTTCACCTATGAGGAACGGATCGAGGAATTCGTCGAGGATTACCGCCAGGGCAGGAAGGGGAAGCTGCGCATTGCCGCTACCTATCTTCCGGCGAATTTCCTCGTTCCCGGCTGGGCGGCCCGCTTCAAGGCGGGGCAGCCGGAGATGGAGATTGAGATTACGACAACCAACTCCCAGCAGGCCTTTGAACAGTTGCAGCATCATGAAGCGGATGTCGCCTTCTATGGTGGCGGAGCCAAGGAGAAGCCGGAGGATGTGGACTGGCTGGAGCTTTTTGAGGATGAGCTGTGGTTTGTAGTAGCGCCTTCGCATCCCTTCGCCGGGCGTACCGTATCCTTGCCGGAGATGATGCAGGAGCCGTTCGTGATGCGTGAGGAAGGCAGCTCCACCCGGGCGCGCCTGGTCTCGCTATGTGCAACCTACGGCCTGAAGCCGCCGCGTGTGACCCTGCAGTTCAGCGGGCTGGGCGAGGTAATCCGTTCGGTGATGGCCGGCTATGGCGCCAACTTCATCTCCTCACTGGCTGTGCGGGACTATGTGGAATGGAAGCAGCTGGCCCGGGTGCAGGTGGAGGGCATCCAGCTAAGCAACCATATTGCCGTCTGCACTCGCAAGAATGAGACTCTGTCTGCTTCGCAACAGCGGTTCATTGAGATCTGCCGGCAGGTATAAACAATAATAATATATTATATATCGATTAAAATATATTGAATAACGATAAAAAATGTGTTAAATTAAACTCACTTTAACAAGTGAGGTGTTTGTGATGAACCGTAAGCCGGGATCAACCACGTTTCTGAAGGCGGTTATTATATTGTTTGCGCTGGCGGCGCTGGCACTGTGTATCTTTGCCGTACCGGCTATCGCAGAGTTTGCGGTGGAGCTGTATCCGGGTCACCGTTACCTTATGGTGCTGGTGATGATCGATCTGTACGGGGCGGCGCTGCCGTTCTTCATTGCCCTGTTCCAGGCCTACAGGCTGTTAGGCTTCATCGACCGGAATGCGGCTTTCTCGGAGGATTCGGTACGGGTGCTGAAGCATATCAAGCATTCGGCGGTATCCATCAGCGGGATGTTCACCTTGGGGCTGCCGCTGTTCTATCTGATGGCGGAGAAGGACGATGCCCCGGGCATTATTGTGATCGGGCTGATCCTGATCTTCGCTTCAATGGTCATTGCCGTATTCGCGGCGGTACTCCAGAAGCTCCTGAATGAGGCGATAGCATTGAAATCTGAGAATGATCTGACAGTCTGAGGTGATGACTATGGCGATTATAGTGAATATTGATGTGATGCTGGCGAAGCGGAAAATGAGTGTGACCGAGCTTACAGATCGGGTTGGCATCACCATGGCGAACCTGTCAGTCCTTAAGAACGGCAAGGCGAAGGCGATCCGCTTCTCAACGCTGTCCGCCATTTGCAAGGCGCTCGACTGCCAGCCGGGGGATCTGCTGGAATACATACCGGATGCTTGTGAACCGGAGGAGCCGGGAGCGGGAGGCGGGCTGGAGTGAATCCCATATTACGGCTGCTGCATTTCGGGTATCATCAGGCGATGAGCTGTATTTTTCCGGTGGCGATCTTCGGAACTTTAATTCTTACAGATATGTTCCGGCTGCCGTTCATCCACCGCTATGATCTGATCCTGCTTGCTTCTTCACCCACCACTTCATTCCTGATTTCAGATGGTGGCTGACAGCCCTGGTAGTACTCGTATTCTGGCGTACCTGGATCATCTACCGGGTGCAGGGCAAGACGTACCGGATGCCGCTGGTTCTGGCTTTTGCGATTGTCGGCTTCTTCATCTGGCTGGCTGAGAATATCGCCACCTTCCTGGGGGCGTGGCAATACCCGGACCAGCACGGGCGGTGGGAGCTGGTAGGCTCCGGCAAGATCAGCTCCTGGTTTCTGCTTGTGATTATCAGCGTAATCATTGTCGCCCAGCTTAAGCATGTTAAGGCCGGGAGGACCGGGACCAGATAGCCAGTCCGTCCAGCGGGTAACGGAACGAGGGATCGCTCCCGCCGGGAACTGCCGGAATCAGCGCACACGCTTCTCCTTCTGCATGGAGAGCGAATAGCTGCTCGATGTGATAAACTCCGGGCTCCGGGGCCGATTCATACAGCCTTAGCGCAACCCCGGCAGCGGTGACAGCGGTTATGGCCGCTTCATGAACGCCTGCAATTCCGTATTCTACCTTAGCAGGTTTGCCGTCCAGTGACCCGTAAGCGTCTACCTTGACGGCGTAGCCTTCCGAGCCGAAGCGGATGCGGCTGAGCGCCTTGACCGCGAGATTGCGGACCGTCCGGTTACGGAGCAGGCGGGTCAGGCCGGTGCGGCGCAACAGGGCTGCGGCGGAGGTGGCGCTGCGGGAATCGAAGCAGAGCCGGGTGGAGACCGAAGGGACATCCAGGGTCAGCGGCAGGGTCACCTGATCCGAGAAAGGAAAGCGGTAGACCCGGTGCTGCCGCAGATCAAAGCCGAAATCAGCAGTCTTGGCTTCTGTGAAGCTGGAGATGGAACGCGGTCTGCCGTGTTCCGTAATTGTGAAATCCGCTGTGAGGTTGTCCACCGTCCACTCCAGTGCCGCCTGTCCATGGCTGTCACCCAGCCCCAGCATAATGGAGATATCAATCGACTCCGTATGTGCAAGCTCCCGGGCCGCCTGCGCGGCGAGCAGATTGGTCAAGCCGGGAGCGAGACCGACGCTGAGCAGGGCGGCGGCCTTGAAGCCGTGCTTCACCGGGTCCAGCTCCTGGAGCCGGGTCAGGAACTCTCCGTTCGCCGAGACATCCACATAGTGGGTCCCGCTCTGAAGGCAGGCTTCGGCCAGCCGGGTGTCCTCCTGGTCCAGACACATGATGACCAGCCTCGTCCGCTCCAGCAGCCCCCGGTCCAGCGGCTGATCCGCTGCCAGGCGCAGCGGCTTCACTTTTCCTTCTGTACTGCGGGAGAATGCCTCGGCGCTCTGCAGATTTCTGCCTGCGGCGTAGACCCTGCCGGGGTACGCCGCTCCAAGAATACGGCTGATCTGTGACCCGACATGTCCGTAACCGCCGATGACTATAATATCTGTTTTCATAATAGAATCCCGTCCTTTATGGTATCACGCAGTATCTGCGGTATAATTAGATTTGAAATATAAGAATCTATATGTTTTGGGGTCCCCGCAAAGTACCTGAGTCACCACCTACGCTAAAGCCCCGCTTTGTGGGGGTGCTTTGTGTATTATTATCCGGATATCACGGGCAACAGACTATCCCACATTTGTGGGATTTCGGAGAGGATAGAAGATGAACGAGGCGTTACGAAGTATAGCCCAGCTTGATCCGGCGCGGGGCGGGCCGGACCTGGATTCGATGCAGTACCGGGAAGCGGTGATTGCGCGGCTCCGCCAACTGGTTCCATTTGCTGCGGCCTGCTGTACGACAGTAGACCCGCATACGCTTTTAACGACGGGAGCAGTGACGGAGCAGGGACTCGAAGCAGTGCATGCCGTGCTGCTGGAATATGAATATCTGCGTGAGGATGAGATGAACTACGCGCAGCTGGCCGGGGCGGATATGCCGGTGGTCTGCTTAAGCGCCGCTACAGGCGGGAAGCCTGAACGGAGCAGGCGCTACCGCAAGGTGCTGCAGCCAGCCGGATTCGGCGATGAGCTGCGGGCCGCGCTGCGGACCGGCGGGGTCTGCTGGGGGTTTCTGACCCTGTTCAGGCCGCTTGGACATCCGCCGTTCGGGGAGCAGGAATGCGCCCTGATCGCAGCCGCCGGGCCATTGATCGCCGAACGTCTGCGCGGCTATGCCTCTGTGCCGCCGGTCACCGCAGCGGATAACGGAGTGCCGGAGGACAACGGCATCCTGGTGCTGGATGAAGAGCTGGCTCCGCGAAGCGCGAATGCGGCGGCGGACTATTGGCTGGCCCAGCTCCGGCAGAAGGAGAAGCTGGCGGATGGAGCGCTGCCCGGACCGGTACGCGCAGCCTGTCTGCGGGTACTTGCGGAGCAGCAGAAGAAGCCCGCGGGGGCTGAGCCTTCACCGGCAAGAATCTGCCTCCAGACCGGCGACGGAGCTTATCTGACGGTAACAGCAAGCCTGCTTGGCGGACCGGAGCGGCAGCTGGCGGTGTCATTTGTCAGCGCCCGTGCTGCGGATGTCTTCAGGCTGCTGGCTGAGGCTTTTGCCTTCACCGCGCGGGAGAAGCAGCTTGCCGAGATGCTGTCGCTGGGGTTATCGACCAAGGAGCTGGCCGAGTCGCTGCATATCTCTGCGTATACCGTGCAGGACCACCTGAAATCGATCTTCGCCAAGGCCGGCGTATCCAGCCGCCGGGAGCTGATCAGCAGGCTGCTGCCGCGTTAGACATTATACTGAAACAGGGGAAGACCCGGAAGCCATGAAGCGGCTCCGGGTCTTCCCCTGTTTGCTAATCTATAGTGAACTGCCGGTGTGCCTTACTGGCGCAGAGTCTTCAGTGCACCGCTCCAGGCCAGAAGCTGATCCAGCATCGCATTGACATTAGCGGTATGCAGGTCAGCAGGCTTGAACACCGAGCCGTTCTCGAAGTCGGTGAACAGCGAGAGCAGCGGGTGGACACGCACATCGGCAACGGACAGCTCGCCGAGAATACCGCGCAGATGCTCAGCGGCACGGGCACCGCCGGCGGAGCCGTAGCTTACGATACCGGCAGCCTTGTTGTTCCACTCTTCACGGGCAGAGTCCAGTGCGTTCTTCAGCGCCCCGGAGAGGCTGTGGTTGTATTCCTGAACGATGAATACGAATCCGTCCAGAGTAGCCAGCTTGGCGGCCCAGGCCTGGGCTTCAGCATAGCTGTCGCTCTCCCCGAGCAGCGGCAGCTTGAAATCGGCAATATCTACGATCTCATAATTTGCATCGCCGCGGGCGTCAGCAATGCCCTTAACCCATTCGCCTACCTGTGGGCTTACGCGGCCCTGGCGTGTGCTTCCGAGAATAATTCCGATGTTAAGTGTTGACATGGTAATTCCTCCTTGGTTTTGTTTTCCGTAATTTGTCTTGCTGATATGTCTTTATTATATCTAATAACAAAAATAAAGCAAGTTATTTTTTGAAAGTATTTTAACCTTTTGCGGGAATGAAAACAGTCCATAGCCGACCCGTATCCGGGAAAGGCAATGGACCACAACTATTGGCGCTGCTCAGTTAATGTCTGGAGCCGGCAGAATTCATCTCTCCGGCCAGCCGTTTAACCACATAAGGTACAGCCGTCATAGTGGCTGCCACGCGCTGGTGGACGCAGGCTCTCGTTGAACGTCACCCAATACTTTACTATACCTCAGCAGTGCTTAAATAATACTTCGCAATCCACCAGCTTGCGGTTATAGCATCAGCACGATGGGTATATCGAAATGGCTACCGCTACAACGGCAATACCTTCGTCCATAGGCTCTTGGAAGAAAGGCTGTTCCAATACCTCGGATAAAGGCTTAATTTCACCGGTCATCGGCTGACGATCCTTTTTCTGTATCTGATCAGGCGGCTAATATGTCATGATGCATAACATATGTAGAGTGGATTTAGGCAGAGATACAAATTGTAAGGGGGATTAATTGATTTGAAAGGTGAAAACCGCTTAAAATACACTCAACAAGTCAGTTATCCTGACATATAATTAACTATTCTTAAACATAAAGGGGTGGGGGAGCCATGATAGAGGAAAAGAAGCAGCAGGCAGAGCTGGAACTCCCGCGTGATTGCACCTTCTCGCCGGAGGACTGGCGGATTCTGGCCCAATACTGGTATCCGGTCGCGGCTGCGGAGGAGGTGCATGACCAGCCGGTGGCCGTGAAGCTGCTGGATATGAAGCTGGTCTGCTACCGGAGCGGGGGCAAGGTGGTGGTGGCCCGGGATCTTTGTTTTCACCGCGGGGCCCCCTTGAGCAAAGGCTGGGTCGAGAACGGCGAGATTGTATGCCCGTACCACGGCTTCCGCTATAACTGTGAAGGCAAGTGCACGGCCGTACCGGCGCATCCCAATGCCAAAATCTCACCCCGCCTGAAGCTGATCGTCTATCCTGCGGTCGAGCGCTATGGCCTGATCTGGACCTGCCTGGGCGGCGCCCCGGAGCAGATTCCCGCCTTCCCGGCCTGGGATGATCCGGACTATATCAATATCCTTATTCCAAGCTTTGATATTGCCGGCTCCTCAGGACGGCAGATGGAGGGGTTCCTTGATGTATCCCACTTCGCGTATGTGCATACGGCAACCTTCGGGGACCGCAACAATACGGAGGTTCCCCAGTACAAGGTATGGCGCGAAGGGGAGACGGAGCTGGTGGCTGAATATTGGAGCACGGTCAGCAACTATGGCAAGGGACAGGAGAATCCCGCACCGGAGGGCTTCCAGTGGCTGCGCGAATTCCGCGTCTTTGCCCCGTTCGCCGCTTCGCTGACCGTCTACTTCCCCGATGAGGGCCGGCTGAAGATTCTGAACTGCGCTTCACCGGTGTCCGCCCGCTATACCCGGCTGTTCTGCCCGATCTCGCGGAACTTCGACAAGAACGCTCCGGTCGAGGATACCATCAAGTTCAACCTCCAGGTGTTCCAGGAGGATGCGGATATGGTGGAGGCGCAGACGCCGGAGGATCTGCCGCTGGATCTCCAGGCCGAAGCCCACATTCCGGCAGACCGGACCTCCATTGCCTACCGTCAGCTGCTCAGCAGCCTCGGGCTGGGACGGAATTATACCTCGTAAGAGGCTAACAGGTTGGCCCGGCTGAAGAGAGCAGACTCTCGTTGGCCGGGCCAAATGTATGCGAAAAAGCGAACATATTCGGCGCTGCGTAGGCCCGTGGACCAAATGTAATCGAAAAACCGAACACATTCGGCGCTGCGTGGGCCCGTGGGCCAAATGTAATCGAAAAACCGAACACATTCGGCGCTGCGTGGGCCCGTGGGCCAAATGTAATCGAAAAACCGAACACATTCGGCGCTGCGTGGACCCGTGGGCCAAATGTAATCGAAAAACCGAACACATTCGGCGTTGCATAGGCGCGTGGGTCAAATGAAATCGGAAAACCGATTACAATGCGCACGTCGAGGGTGTACGGACCGAATGTAATCGGAAAACCGATTACAGTGCGCACGTCGAGGGTGTACGGACCGAATGTAATCGGAAAACCGATTACAATGGGCGCGTTAACAGGTAGGCGAAGAAATTTGAGTCACCGCCTGCGGCCTGGTAAATAGCACTGGCATCCTTCACCTTCCGGGCCTATGTGTGTCCTGTCCTACACCGTGTAGTTCTCCAAGGTTAGGCTCCATTTCCCATCTAGATGCTCGATTCTGTGCAGGCTGGTATAGTCTGCAGGGAACGGGGTGGTCAGGTTATTCCAGTCCAGTTCTTTGATGAGGTAATAAATATTGTCGATCACTCCGCCATGGGTCACAAGGATGAGATTATCGTCCGGATCACGCCCGGCCTGCTCTCCGCACAAGCGGGTGAATGCTTCCCGGATACGCGAGAAGAACTCCTGCGGGCTCTCGCCGCCGGGATAACGCTCGTCCATCCGCAGGCTGCTGAAATACAGGCCCGGATACCGTTCATTCACAATCTCGTTGGGCATTCCGGCGATTACGCCATTGTTCATTTCTCTCCAATCTATACTCCGCTCAACAGGTAACTCGAGTTCCCTTGCCAGCTCCCCGGCTGTATCCAGCGCCCGCGCCAGATCGCTGCTGATGATACGTTTGATCTTGTATAAATCCTGATTCTCCTTCAGATAGCGGCCCAGCTTCTCGGACTGTCTGTACCCTTCAGTGTTCAGCCCACGTGTGCTCCATCCCCCGCGGTACCCTTCATCATCCGCGCCGTGCCTTACCAGATAAATCGTCAACTTTCCATCGCCTCCTGTCTGTAGAACGTTACCATAATTCTCTAGTAGAGCATCCTGTTAAGTCTATCATTCCTCTTCCAGAATGTTCAAGAACGGAAGCAGCCACTACCATATTCCAATTAATTACAAGACATTTCCGGAAAAACGTGATACGCTGTAACCACTTACCGACAGACAGTCGGTCGATGGGGTTGGGGGGAGACATGACAATGAGAGTTGTAAAAGAAGCCGAGGAACGCAGAAACGAGATTCTTGACGCGGCGGCGGAGCTGTT
This region of Paenibacillus sp. FSL K6-1096 genomic DNA includes:
- a CDS encoding LysR family transcriptional regulator, which produces MNLHALRLFYYVAKTGSVTKASAMLNISQPAVTSQIKKFEKELGLTLFNPSGRGISLTPFGTELAEQAGNLFTYEERIEEFVEDYRQGRKGKLRIAATYLPANFLVPGWAARFKAGQPEMEIEITTTNSQQAFEQLQHHEADVAFYGGGAKEKPEDVDWLELFEDELWFVVAPSHPFAGRTVSLPEMMQEPFVMREEGSSTRARLVSLCATYGLKPPRVTLQFSGLGEVIRSVMAGYGANFISSLAVRDYVEWKQLARVQVEGIQLSNHIAVCTRKNETLSASQQRFIEICRQV
- a CDS encoding DUF2975 domain-containing protein; amino-acid sequence: MNRKPGSTTFLKAVIILFALAALALCIFAVPAIAEFAVELYPGHRYLMVLVMIDLYGAALPFFIALFQAYRLLGFIDRNAAFSEDSVRVLKHIKHSAVSISGMFTLGLPLFYLMAEKDDAPGIIVIGLILIFASMVIAVFAAVLQKLLNEAIALKSENDLTV
- a CDS encoding helix-turn-helix transcriptional regulator; protein product: MAIIVNIDVMLAKRKMSVTELTDRVGITMANLSVLKNGKAKAIRFSTLSAICKALDCQPGDLLEYIPDACEPEEPGAGGGLE
- a CDS encoding saccharopine dehydrogenase NADP-binding domain-containing protein, with product MKTDIIVIGGYGHVGSQISRILGAAYPGRVYAAGRNLQSAEAFSRSTEGKVKPLRLAADQPLDRGLLERTRLVIMCLDQEDTRLAEACLQSGTHYVDVSANGEFLTRLQELDPVKHGFKAAALLSVGLAPGLTNLLAAQAARELAHTESIDISIMLGLGDSHGQAALEWTVDNLTADFTITEHGRPRSISSFTEAKTADFGFDLRQHRVYRFPFSDQVTLPLTLDVPSVSTRLCFDSRSATSAAALLRRTGLTRLLRNRTVRNLAVKALSRIRFGSEGYAVKVDAYGSLDGKPAKVEYGIAGVHEAAITAVTAAGVALRLYESAPEPGVYHIEQLFALHAEGEACALIPAVPGGSDPSFRYPLDGLAIWSRSSRP
- a CDS encoding helix-turn-helix transcriptional regulator; amino-acid sequence: MNEALRSIAQLDPARGGPDLDSMQYREAVIARLRQLVPFAAACCTTVDPHTLLTTGAVTEQGLEAVHAVLLEYEYLREDEMNYAQLAGADMPVVCLSAATGGKPERSRRYRKVLQPAGFGDELRAALRTGGVCWGFLTLFRPLGHPPFGEQECALIAAAGPLIAERLRGYASVPPVTAADNGVPEDNGILVLDEELAPRSANAAADYWLAQLRQKEKLADGALPGPVRAACLRVLAEQQKKPAGAEPSPARICLQTGDGAYLTVTASLLGGPERQLAVSFVSARAADVFRLLAEAFAFTAREKQLAEMLSLGLSTKELAESLHISAYTVQDHLKSIFAKAGVSSRRELISRLLPR
- a CDS encoding NADPH-dependent FMN reductase yields the protein MSTLNIGIILGSTRQGRVSPQVGEWVKGIADARGDANYEIVDIADFKLPLLGESDSYAEAQAWAAKLATLDGFVFIVQEYNHSLSGALKNALDSAREEWNNKAAGIVSYGSAGGARAAEHLRGILGELSVADVRVHPLLSLFTDFENGSVFKPADLHTANVNAMLDQLLAWSGALKTLRQ
- a CDS encoding aromatic ring-hydroxylating dioxygenase subunit alpha; this translates as MIEEKKQQAELELPRDCTFSPEDWRILAQYWYPVAAAEEVHDQPVAVKLLDMKLVCYRSGGKVVVARDLCFHRGAPLSKGWVENGEIVCPYHGFRYNCEGKCTAVPAHPNAKISPRLKLIVYPAVERYGLIWTCLGGAPEQIPAFPAWDDPDYINILIPSFDIAGSSGRQMEGFLDVSHFAYVHTATFGDRNNTEVPQYKVWREGETELVAEYWSTVSNYGKGQENPAPEGFQWLREFRVFAPFAASLTVYFPDEGRLKILNCASPVSARYTRLFCPISRNFDKNAPVEDTIKFNLQVFQEDADMVEAQTPEDLPLDLQAEAHIPADRTSIAYRQLLSSLGLGRNYTS
- a CDS encoding histidine phosphatase family protein, yielding MTIYLVRHGADDEGYRGGWSTRGLNTEGYRQSEKLGRYLKENQDLYKIKRIISSDLARALDTAGELARELELPVERSIDWREMNNGVIAGMPNEIVNERYPGLYFSSLRMDERYPGGESPQEFFSRIREAFTRLCGEQAGRDPDDNLILVTHGGVIDNIYYLIKELDWNNLTTPFPADYTSLHRIEHLDGKWSLTLENYTV